Within Kutzneria chonburiensis, the genomic segment CTGTACGGGTCGATCGTGCCGATCCTGCCGCGATTGCCGGCGGTCAACGGCTCGGCGCTGATCTCGGGGCTGCTGTTCGCGGCCTACGCGGTGGCGCTGCTGGTGGCGACGCCTTTCGTGGGCATCTGGGTCGACCGGGCGGGACCGCGGCCGGCGATGCTGGCCGGGTTGGTCGGGCTCGCCGTCACGACCGCGTTGTTCGCCGGCCTGGCCGGCGGAAGTCTGGCCGTGCTGCTCATTGCCCGGGTGGCGCAGGGAATCGCGGCGGCCATGTCGTGGATCGCCGGTCTGGCCCTGATCGCGGCCACGCATGACGTCAGTCGGCGCGGGCGGGTGATGGGTCTGGCGCTGTCGGCCGTCGGGGTCGGGGTGCTGCTCGGCCCGGGCGTCAGCGGTGCGTTGGCCGACGCTTTCGGTACCGCGGCGCCGTTTCTGGTCGTGGCCGTGCTGGCCGCCGGCGACGCCGTTGCACGGATGATCCTGATCAAGCCGATCGAGGTGCCGGAAAACCGTACTCCACTAAGGACAGTCCTTAGTGGACCCAATGTGCCGCTGCTTGTGCTGCTGACGGCCGTCGGTGCGGGCAGTATCGCTTTTCTGGAGCCGATCCTGCCGTTGCATCTCGGCACGCTCGGCCTCGACTCGACGTTCATCGGCCTGGTGTTCAGCGGCGGCGCGGTGGTCGGCGCGCTCGGCGCGCCGCTGGCCGGCCTGTGGGCCGACAAGCTGCGCCCCGCCCCGACGGCGGCCATCGGCGCGGTTGTCGCCGCGGTTGGATTCCTGTTGGCCGGTATGGGATCCACGCTGATCAGCATTGCCGGCGTGCTCGTTGTCGACTTCGGCGCCCAGCTCATCCTCGCGCCCACGCTGGTCCTGATCGGCGTGCTGGCCGAGCACACCAGCCCACCGGCGTACGGTGCCGCGTACGCCCTCTACAACCTGGCCTACACCACCGGCCTGGCCGTCGCGCCCATCGCCGCGGGTACGACGGCACGGCTGGTCAGCGTGTCGACCGCGACCATCGCCGCCGCGGTCGTCGTCGCCGTGCTCGCGGCCGCCGCCCTGGCGATCCGCGGCAAGGCCCACCAGCCTCAATGACCGTGGAAGGCCTCGGCCAGCCACCATGAGCCGCCGTCCTCGATGATCTTGGCGTCAATCACCAGCGGCGTCTCGCGGGGGCCGGCGAGCCAGTCGTGGACGGGCTTGAGGTCGTCGAGGGTGCGCACGGTGAGGCCGGTGCAGCCGAAACCGCGGCCGATGGCGGCGATGTCGGTGGGCGGGAAGCGGACGGTGCTGTGGTCGCCGGCGAAGTGGTGCACCTCGGCCCCGTAGGCGGCGTCGTTGTAGACGATGACCACCAGGGGAAGGTCAAGGCGCGCAACGGTTTCCAGCTCGCCGGCGGCCATGTGGAAGCCGCCGTCGCCGAGCGCGGCGACGGGCAGCCGGTCGGGGCGGGCGATCGCCGCGCCGATGGCGGTGGCCAGACCGAGGCCGATGGACTGGAACGCCTGCGTGAAGCAGAACCCGAACTCGTCGGGCACGGCCAGGTAGGCGCTGGGATAGCCCATGAAGTTGCCG encodes:
- a CDS encoding MFS transporter yields the protein MNTTKPGAAVAVTSIALGVDMFLYGSIVPILPRLPAVNGSALISGLLFAAYAVALLVATPFVGIWVDRAGPRPAMLAGLVGLAVTTALFAGLAGGSLAVLLIARVAQGIAAAMSWIAGLALIAATHDVSRRGRVMGLALSAVGVGVLLGPGVSGALADAFGTAAPFLVVAVLAAGDAVARMILIKPIEVPENRTPLRTVLSGPNVPLLVLLTAVGAGSIAFLEPILPLHLGTLGLDSTFIGLVFSGGAVVGALGAPLAGLWADKLRPAPTAAIGAVVAAVGFLLAGMGSTLISIAGVLVVDFGAQLILAPTLVLIGVLAEHTSPPAYGAAYALYNLAYTTGLAVAPIAAGTTARLVSVSTATIAAAVVVAVLAAAALAIRGKAHQPQ